The region TTGGCGAATACGGATCATCTCTGGTATCTATTTTAAGATTTGCACCTGTAGTTAGATAAGATGAATTAAATATTGTGAAAACAGGTATTGTTCTTACAGTAGGAACAACACTTTCTGTGCTGATAACCAGACCGGCAGAAATGTTTTCAGTTGCCAGATAATCAATAGAACCCTCAATTCTTCTTTGGACATAAGTTGAATCCTGTATCCTCTGATATAAACCGGCATTTATATTTACAGGAAAATTTAACAGCCAGGGTTCTAAATACCTTAAATCAAGTTCCTGAGAATTACGATCATATTTATTCCATTTGAGCGATACGCCTCTGCCTGTTCCGAATAAATTTCTTAAAGATATATTTACAAGTCCGGTTACATAACCACTCGACTCATTTTTTCCGGGAGGAATGTAGCCGATTATTCCATCAAAGTTGTTTGTGTTTTTCTCTTTTACATTTAAAACTAATACTCCCTCATTTTTAGAGTTAATATAAAATTGCGGGACAGGCACTGGTTCAAAAAATCTCAGACGGTTTAGTCTTTTCGGAAATTCTTCTATTTTTTTTTGGTTATAGGGTTCAGTATCATCCAACCTTAGCTCTCTTACGATTACATAATCCTTTGTTGAGGTATTACCGGTAATATCAATTTTATCAATTTTACTTATGCTGCCGCTTTCAAGTTTCAAATTGATATCTGCAAATCTTTTACCTTCAGATGAATCATTTAATAACTGCACTGAATTTATTTTGATTTTTGCAAAAGGAAAGCCGGTATTTTCAAAATCAATAAGTATTTCATCAATAATTTTTTCAATATCATTTTTATTAAATACCTGACCTTCAAGAAATCTGAATGGCTCATAGTATTTATTTAATAATGTTGAGTCATCAGTTTGGATATTAATTTTATTTACAAGTGTTGGACTGTCTTCACTTATAATGATTTTAATATTAAACTTTGTTGAGTCATTCGGGGTTAAAACCTCTGCGCGGTTGAAATCAAAAAAGTAAAAACCATTGCTTAATAAATTTGTTGAGATTCTGTTTTTAACTGAATCAATTATTCCTTCAAAGTAATTCTGATTTAATGAAAGTTTTGACCATTTGAAATAAGTATCGTCATCAAATTCTTTATTACCATCAATTACAAATGAGTTTAACTTTTGTGATTGTAAAGAAGAAGTAAGAAACAACAGAAATATTAAACTAAATTTCGTGAGGCGAGTCATCTATTATCTTTGCTTTTTTCCCAACTGAACTTATGTGCACCTGATTTATAAAATTTTCTATCTCATTTACTTCTACTTCTGCTACGCTTAGCTTAGATGCATTCAATCCTGCTAATGCAGTTGAAAATTTTAGTGTTTCCTCAAAAACTTCCGATCTTATCCAGTTAAAAACAAGTCCGGCAACAAAGCAATCACCGCATCCTGTCGAATCTGATTCAGAGATTTTTATTGGCTGTATTTTATAATGATAATCAAAATTTGATGCATAGAATTCTTTATCACCATTTGTTAAGAAAGTTCTCTTAATGTTTTTATCATTGCAATAAGTCAAAAACTTACGGACATCATTTTCAGTTTGAAGATTAATATTAAGACTGGTTTTTATCTCATTAAAATTATTATGGAGCATAGTTGGTGAAGCTTCAATACAATCATTTAAATGTGAACCATAGGTATCACAAACGGAGATTTTATCATATTTATTTGCAAGCTTTATTCCAAACGGAATAATTGAATCAGTAGATTTACAAGGTGAACTTCCTGAAAACACCACTACTTCACAATTCTGAATCATCTTATCAAGCTTCGATTTGAATTCATCAGCTTCTGCTTCTGTAATTTCAGGATTTTGTGAAAAGAAAGTAGAGACCTGTTTTTCTTTTTCTGCGATGATTACAGCCGCATGTCTTGTTTCTGATTTTGTCTGGATGTATGTAAACTCAAGTCCGGAATCCTTTGCAATCTCTCTGAATAATTTCCCATTAGTACCGCCGGAAAAGAAGAAGTTAAATGAATTGACTCCGAATATTTTTAACTGACGGCTTACATTTAAACCTTTGCCGCCAAGTGCAGTAGAACTGGAATTACAATGATTAATTGAACCAAAATTAATTTTATTAAATAAAAATCGTCTCTCAAGCAGCGGGTTTAGTGTTACAATCAATATCATAATGAAAAACCAAGGAGCTTAAAAAATATTAATATCTATATCTGTATAAATCTCCGGTTAAAGGTGTAATTAACCTATAATCTCCAAAACCTGTTTGATCTAAAAAGACAAAACTTCTGTTAAGCTCATAATATTCCCACACCTCATAAGGTTTTGAATCATACTCAAAAGGATGCCTGTCAATATTATTTGGTGCTCCAAGAATAATATAAACCATACCTCTGTCTGATTTCCAGCCTTCTATATAGCTGGAAAAATTTTCATTAGTGTAGGCTACTCTCCTGAAATATTCATCTAGAAATTCATTCTCATCATTATTGGGTGATGGGTCTTTCTTCTTCCAGAACTCTAAGAATCTTTTTGTTTTTTCTTGTACCGTTTCACCGCTTTGCATGTAATCAAGCTCAGCAGGTGTTGCAATATAAAGTGTCTGAGCAATAGCTTTATCAATATCAGTTATAATTGCAGGCAAACCCTTCCAATGAGAAAAGAATATTTTACTTGTTTTGTCTATTACTTTTTCTGTGGAATCCGAAACGGAAATTGATAGAGTGTAAATTCCCAAATCGAATGGAAACTCTTTAAAAGCATATAAAATCTGATTTGCACCCGATTTAATGTTCCTATCTTCAATTTCTTTGTGTACTAATGTGTTCTCAGAACTGAGTACGGTATATTCAAAAGTCAATCTTGAATCAATAGTATCTTTCAGATAAAGCTCAAAGTAAAATTTTACTCTATCTTTAGATGATGGGATATTTCTGCTAACATTTGGAATTATCTCATTTTTTGTCTGAGCAGGTTCTTTAGTGGATATAAAGAGGATATCACTTAGTGAAATATTTTTATCGTAAGCTTTGACTGTAAAACTATTCTCACCGAATGCTTCTTTTCTGGAATCTTTATCCTCAAGCATTGTCCTTATAAAATAATTACCCGGTGCTAATTCAAAAGAGCGCTTGCTTAAATTATAATTTTCTTTTGAAGTTGCGATATTGTAATCAATTACATTTATCGTTTCATTCCAGGTTTTCTCTACAATTAACTTTTTCTTCGAGCTATCAAGCACTGATGCTGTTACCGAATACTTAGCAGTAAAGCCCTGATTTGATTTAACGAACTGAAGATTTTTATACGGCACCTGAATAAAAATATCAACACGGGATGTACTGCCGGAGCCAGAGTAAAAGTTAACAAAGTCCTGATAATAGGTCGGCTCCAATAGTTGTTTTTGATTGATAGTGGGATCTTTTCCCTGCGCTGAAAGGCTAATATTAAGGATAATAATAAATACAATTAGACTAAAAAATTTCATCAGGAATTCCTTTCTGATTGCAATAAATTGCCGTACAAATCATACTCATCGCAATCGTTAATAACAATATCATAAAATTTACCAATTTCAAGCTCATTATCTTTTGCCGGTATTAAAACTTCGCCATCTACTTCAGGAGCATCGCGGTAAGAGCGCCCTATATAAAACCCGCCTTCAATCGAATCGATCAGTACTTTTAATTTCTTCCCAATAAATGTTTCATTTTTTTCAAGCGATATTTCTTTCTGAATCTCCATCAAAATACTTTTTCTATTTTCTTTCTCTTCTTCCGATACAGGATCACCAAGAATAAAACTGGCAGTATTTTCTTCAACGCTAAATGTGAAAGTACCTATCCTGTCAAATTTTTCTTTACGTACAAAATCGCAAAGTTCTGTAAAATCTTTTTCGGTTTCGTTTGGATAACCGGTAATAAATGTAGTTCTTATTGTTACATCAGGAATTTCAGTCCGTAATTTATTAAGCAATACTTTTGTTCTTTCAGCGGTTACTCCTCTGCGCATAGATCTTAAAACATCATCTGAAATATGCTGTAACGGTATATCAACATACTTAAGAACTTTAGGATTTGTTTTTATTTCCTCTATCAGTTCATCAGGGAAGTGAGATGGATAAGCGTACATCAATCTAATCCATTCTATTCCATTAATCCCGCTCAGTTTTCTTAACAGATCAACAATACTTTTTTTGCCATAAATATCTTTGCCATAATCTGTTGTATCCTGAGCAATTAAAATTAATTCCTTAGCACCGTTTTTTGCAAGAAACTCAGCTTCGCTGAAAAGCTCTTCTATCGGTTTGGATTTATGCAGCCCGCGCATAAGCGGTATTGCACAAAAAGAGCAGGGATGATCGCATCCTTCAGAAATTTTTAAGTAGGCAGTATGAGATGCAGTTGTTAACAATCTTTCACCGAGCAGTTCTCTTTTAAGATTGCCGCCAAGTTCTTTGATTATTCCCTCATAATTTTCAGTTCCAAAATAAACATCCACTTCAGGAATCTCTTTTAACAATTCATCTTTATATCGTTCAGATAAACAGCCGGCAACAATAACTTTTTTTATAATCCCGCTGTTTTTCATTGCTACAGCTTCAAGAATAGTATTGATAGATTCTTCTTTTGCTAATTCAATAAAACCGCAAGTGTTGATTATTACTGTATCAGCTTTGTTTGGATCTTCGACTAATCCGATTTTATTAAGCTGAATTTGTTTCATTAGTCTTTCTGAATCAACTGTATTTTTTGAACAACCAAGAGTTATTACAGATACTTTGTTAGTCATAAATAATTATTTCGATTTCATCAAACCAAATATGTTAAATACAAATAAATTATTGGCGAAGAGAATAACAGCGAATCAAAGCGGTCAAATATTCCTCCGTGTCCCGGAATCAAGTTTGATGAGTCTTTTACCCCTGCATCACGCTTTATCAGAGATTCAACAAGATCACCGATTTGACCAAATGTTCCGATTATAAATCCAATTATTATTACATCTTTAATTGTTAAAAAATCAAGTACCAAATATTTTGCTGATATCATTGTAAGTATTGCAAAGACAAATCCGAATACTGCGCCTTCCCAGCTTTTCTTGGGACTTACTCTTAAAAATAGTTTATGTTTACCGAGTGCTGTTCCTCCAAAAAAAGCTGCTGAATCACAAATCCAGATTGCTGCAAAAACAGTAATTATCAGATATGCACCATTAATATATAATCCGGTTGACACCGGATAAAACTCCCTGATACCAACAAGAGCACTTCCGAACAAACCGAAATAAAATATTCCTAATAATGTAGAACCAAGATTAAGTATTGCTGAATCATAATTTCTGAATAATTCAATTATCAGAAGAATTATAAAAACAACAATTAAAAAATGGTACTGACTAAAAAAGTGGCTGTATTGATTAAGAATTAATATTATTACAGAAATTAATCCCGGATATACATTTGCATTGGCATTTTTCTTTTTAGCCATAACAGCATATTCATAAAATGAAATACCGGTAATTATCAAAACAAAGCTTAAAAAATAAACTCCGCCAAAGTATGCCATTAACAAAAGCGCTGGTATAGCAATTACTGAAACTATTATTCGAATTGCAGTATTACCTAATTTCATTATTCGTCATTATTTAATTTAGAGTCATTAAGTTGTTTAATATAATTAACAGCCGATGATACATCTTTGGTTTTTACCAGTAACTTAATAACTGCAAGGTCTCCTGTTGCTGGAAAGCTGCTATCCTTTTGTGACAGAATGTTTGTTTCTATTCCTGCACTTTCAAGAGTATCATTTAACATTTGTACATCATAAAGCTGATCGGATGTATAAACGATTACCCATTCCTCATCTATCAGTTCTGGTACTAAAGATACATTGCAGTCGGGACAGACTTTTATGCCTTCCTTATATTCATATCTGCAATTTGGACAAAATGGCATTTTTGTTTCTCCTATGTTGTTCTTTTTAAATAGTATTTATTTATTAAAACGATTAAAGCTGCAAATAAAATTACAAGTACAAAAAACATCATTACATAAGAACTCAGTTCGTTCTGATTAACAGCCGGGTCTGATTTAATTAATTCCTCATCACCAACTGTATGATACAGAATTACAGCCGAAAAATTATTTAAGAAATGAAGAAACATCGGAACTAAAAGAGTTTTGCTTTTATATGCAGCAAATCCAAAAAAGAAACCTAATACAAATAAAGGTATCAGTCCATAAGGATTTGCATGGAAAAGGCTGAAAAATAATGCCGTTATACCTGCAGCGATATATTTTCTATATTTTAATTCAAAACTTCGTTGTATAAAACCCCTGAACATTGCTTCTTCCGATATTGCTGGCACAATTGCAATAACTAAGATAACCAGCAGCAATTCAAAAACATTTGAAGCTTCTAAAAGATTTTTATAGGTTTTTTCAACCATATCATTCAAAATATCGAAGAAAGATTTTACAGAATTGAAGAATGACAAGTTCTTTGCAAGTATATCAAAAAAATAGTTTTGTATGTAGAGATAAACCTGCAAAAGCGGTGTAAGTATAATCATACCTAAAGTAAAAAATCCGGTCTCAATTAGTTTTGGTTTACGAATGCGGATAATTTTACCCACATCATTATAAATCCATTTTGCAAATAGCAGCGCAGGTAATAAAATAAACAGAATCTGTCCAGCCATTGTCATCAGGCGCAAATTATTAACCGGAACTGCCTCAAGGTTCATTCCAAGTATTAATATTGTTAAAAATCCGCCAACAATCTGATATAATAAAAATCCTCCGGCTAAACCAATAAATGCTGCTGCAACAGGTGAAATGGTAAATACCAAATCGTCATCCGGATCATACCCGGGTTGATTTTCTTTTGCAGTTTCAACTAATTCTTCAGAATCTTTATCAGGTCCGTGTTCGTGTTCTTCGTTTTTTTCTAAGTTATCCATCAGTATTTAAATATGAAATGATTATTTATGAATAAAATTACAGATATAAGAAGTGACCTTCAAATATAATTTGCGTGAAGTAACTAGGGTTTATCAGCTAAATTTTTAACATGCTTAAAATGTTTATTTGTGTACTTTAATCTAAAACCAGACTATTAATCTGCTAAAACTTTGGCTCTGTTGATTAACTCAGCATTTTTGTTTTTGGCTTCGGCTTATCAATGGAGTCGTAATATTTATTTCCTTTTTGTTTGACAATGCCGGGCGTGAATTATATTGACTCAACCTCTGGTTTAATTCATAATTAATCAAGTAACAACAGAAGTAAAAAATTGTGAGACTTCCGGGGAATTGTTGTTATGCTCACCACGAATCAGTTTTAACACTGAAATGATAAAAATCAATTAAAGAAATATTTGCGAAAATATTTTTTAGATATAAGAAAACTTTATTATTTTTTAAACGCTTGATATAGAAAATAGGTATTCATGTTCGGGTTCGTAAATACAAAAGTAAAACAAAAATATTTGGACAATAATGATCTTTTGATCAATCGAAAAAAAAGGGAAAGAAAATTTAAATTTATTTTTAGCTTACTGGCTTTTGCAATTCTTAATCTTGTTCTGTATTTGCTTACAAAATCATACTAATCAAAATTTTAAGTCCTGGTGTTTATGCAAAATAATAATGTGTATATAGAAACGTATGGCTGTCAGATGAATGTAGCTGATACTGAGATAGTTCTTGGAATTTTAAAAAAGCAGGGTTTTAACGTAACTGATAAACCTGAAAATGCTGATGTTATTCTGCTTAATACCTGCAGTGTTAGAGACAATGCAGAACAAAGAATTTATGGCAGAATTGGTAATCTGAAAACATTAAAACATAGTAAACCAGGATTAGTTTTAGGAATACTTGGTTGTATGGCTGAAAGACTGAAGAAAGATTTAATTGAAAATAAAAAAGTTGTTGATATAGTTGTTGGACCCGATGAATATAGAAGATTGCCCGAATACATAGATGTTGCTTTCAATGGTGATAAAGGAATCGGGGTTAAACTATCCCGAACTGAAACTTATGATGATATAGAACCATATCGTGAAGATGGGCTTTCTGCCTGGATTTCGGTAATGCGCGGCTGTGATAAGTTTTGTACATTTTGCGTAGTGCCATTTACACGCGGAAGAGAAAGAAGCCGTTCACTTTCATCTGTAGTAACAGAATTAGAAGAGCTATCCAAAAGAGGATTTAAGGATGTTTCATTGCTTGGACAGAATGTAAACTCTTATTTGGATGATAGAAATGATTTTGCTGATCTGCTTGCTGCTGCCGCAAAAGTTGATCCTGCAATGCGGATAAGATTTACTACTTCTCATCCACAGGATATTTCTGATAAACTGCTTAATACAATTGCTGAATATCCAAATCTTTGTAATTATATCCATTTACCTGTTCAATCAGGATCAAACAGAATTTTAGAATTGATGAATCGAACTTATACAGTTGAACACTATCTTAACATTATTGAAAAAGCGAAGAAGATTATTCCCGGTGTAAGTTTTTCAACCGATATAATCTCCGGTTTTCCAACAGAGACCTGGGAAGATCATCTTGCGACAATTGAAGTGATAAAGCAGGTTAGATATGATGGTGCTTATATGTTCAAATACTCGCCGCGTGAAGGAACAAAAGCATACAAAATGAATGACGATGTTCCTGAGGATGTTAAATCGAAAAGACTTCAGGAGATTATAGACTTACAGCAGCAAATATCGTATGAAAAAAATCAGGAATTGATTGGTAAGGAAGAAATTGTTTTAGTTGAGGGATTCAGTAAAAAGTCCGATGAGTTTTTTTCCGGCAGAACAGATACAAATAAAGTTGTAATAGTTCCTGTCAATGAAAAGATTAAAGTTGGTCAATACATAAAAGTCTGTATTAACAAAGCAACCTCAGGTACATTATTCGGAAACTATCTTTCTCATATTTACCCGGAAAAAGTAGGTGTTGCTCTTACAGTATAAACAGACTAATTTGCATTGAGTTTTTTAGTTTGTTATATCATTTATGAAAAAGAACATTTCGGTATTTCTTATAATATTTTCTTTGCTGATGCTTTCAAAAAGTTTTGCGCAGGAAGTTGATATTGTTCCTTACTTAAAAAAAGTTGAGCAGGGAAGTATTGAGGAAGTAAAATCTGAATTACTGAGTCTTAAAGTTGATTACCCAAAAAGTGCTAATCTGATATTTCTCGAAGCTGTGTTAACAGAAAACGGGCAGGATGCCGTTGCTCTCTATCAAAAGATAATTGATAACTATCCCAAAAGCAGATATGCTGATGCAGCATTATATAGAATATATTCTTATTATTTTGCTCTCGGCTTGTATAATACCGCTGATAAGCAATTTGAAAGACTAAAAAAGGAATATCCTGAATCACCCTATATAAAAATGGTAGATGTCAACACCGTTAAAAAAGATGATGAGGAAAGTTCAAACCAAATTGAAAATCTCAAACAGCAGAATGATTCGGAACAGGAATTTTCATACACAATTCAGGCAGGAGCTTTTACAAATTCTGCAAATGCATCCGGTTTGAAAAAAGAAATTGAAAATGCCGGTATGGTT is a window of Ignavibacterium sp. DNA encoding:
- a CDS encoding SPOR domain-containing protein, whose translation is MKKNISVFLIIFSLLMLSKSFAQEVDIVPYLKKVEQGSIEEVKSELLSLKVDYPKSANLIFLEAVLTENGQDAVALYQKIIDNYPKSRYADAALYRIYSYYFALGLYNTADKQFERLKKEYPESPYIKMVDVNTVKKDDEESSNQIENLKQQNDSEQEFSYTIQAGAFTNSANASGLKKEIENAGMVSFIKEKNVAGTVFNVVYVGKFSSRKEAEDFLPIANTRFKINGRVTEINQ
- the rimO gene encoding 30S ribosomal protein S12 methylthiotransferase RimO, translating into MTNKVSVITLGCSKNTVDSERLMKQIQLNKIGLVEDPNKADTVIINTCGFIELAKEESINTILEAVAMKNSGIIKKVIVAGCLSERYKDELLKEIPEVDVYFGTENYEGIIKELGGNLKRELLGERLLTTASHTAYLKISEGCDHPCSFCAIPLMRGLHKSKPIEELFSEAEFLAKNGAKELILIAQDTTDYGKDIYGKKSIVDLLRKLSGINGIEWIRLMYAYPSHFPDELIEEIKTNPKVLKYVDIPLQHISDDVLRSMRRGVTAERTKVLLNKLRTEIPDVTIRTTFITGYPNETEKDFTELCDFVRKEKFDRIGTFTFSVEENTASFILGDPVSEEEKENRKSILMEIQKEISLEKNETFIGKKLKVLIDSIEGGFYIGRSYRDAPEVDGEVLIPAKDNELEIGKFYDIVINDCDEYDLYGNLLQSERNS
- a CDS encoding BamA/TamA family outer membrane protein, whose translation is MTRLTKFSLIFLLFLTSSLQSQKLNSFVIDGNKEFDDDTYFKWSKLSLNQNYFEGIIDSVKNRISTNLLSNGFYFFDFNRAEVLTPNDSTKFNIKIIISEDSPTLVNKINIQTDDSTLLNKYYEPFRFLEGQVFNKNDIEKIIDEILIDFENTGFPFAKIKINSVQLLNDSSEGKRFADINLKLESGSISKIDKIDITGNTSTKDYVIVRELRLDDTEPYNQKKIEEFPKRLNRLRFFEPVPVPQFYINSKNEGVLVLNVKEKNTNNFDGIIGYIPPGKNESSGYVTGLVNISLRNLFGTGRGVSLKWNKYDRNSQELDLRYLEPWLLNFPVNINAGLYQRIQDSTYVQRRIEGSIDYLATENISAGLVISTESVVPTVRTIPVFTIFNSSYLTTGANLKIDTRDDPYSPTEGLMFINTYSYTRKKINGPAEYITATTNTSVDLQRFAVSFYFFYELFSKQVIAVGVNGKELRTSSFENSDLFRLGGTNTLRGYREDQFLGSRIFWSNLEYRALFTRRSYGFLFFDTGYYLRPEQADKNISKQEDFLYGFGLGLNIETGLGVLRVSYALGKDDSFSDGKIHFGILNEF
- a CDS encoding PfkB family carbohydrate kinase produces the protein MILIVTLNPLLERRFLFNKINFGSINHCNSSSTALGGKGLNVSRQLKIFGVNSFNFFFSGGTNGKLFREIAKDSGLEFTYIQTKSETRHAAVIIAEKEKQVSTFFSQNPEITEAEADEFKSKLDKMIQNCEVVVFSGSSPCKSTDSIIPFGIKLANKYDKISVCDTYGSHLNDCIEASPTMLHNNFNEIKTSLNINLQTENDVRKFLTYCNDKNIKRTFLTNGDKEFYASNFDYHYKIQPIKISESDSTGCGDCFVAGLVFNWIRSEVFEETLKFSTALAGLNASKLSVAEVEVNEIENFINQVHISSVGKKAKIIDDSPHEI
- a CDS encoding CPBP family intramembrane glutamic endopeptidase, with the translated sequence MDNLEKNEEHEHGPDKDSEELVETAKENQPGYDPDDDLVFTISPVAAAFIGLAGGFLLYQIVGGFLTILILGMNLEAVPVNNLRLMTMAGQILFILLPALLFAKWIYNDVGKIIRIRKPKLIETGFFTLGMIILTPLLQVYLYIQNYFFDILAKNLSFFNSVKSFFDILNDMVEKTYKNLLEASNVFELLLVILVIAIVPAISEEAMFRGFIQRSFELKYRKYIAAGITALFFSLFHANPYGLIPLFVLGFFFGFAAYKSKTLLVPMFLHFLNNFSAVILYHTVGDEELIKSDPAVNQNELSSYVMMFFVLVILFAALIVLINKYYLKRTT
- a CDS encoding GWxTD domain-containing protein, translating into MKFFSLIVFIIILNISLSAQGKDPTINQKQLLEPTYYQDFVNFYSGSGSTSRVDIFIQVPYKNLQFVKSNQGFTAKYSVTASVLDSSKKKLIVEKTWNETINVIDYNIATSKENYNLSKRSFELAPGNYFIRTMLEDKDSRKEAFGENSFTVKAYDKNISLSDILFISTKEPAQTKNEIIPNVSRNIPSSKDRVKFYFELYLKDTIDSRLTFEYTVLSSENTLVHKEIEDRNIKSGANQILYAFKEFPFDLGIYTLSISVSDSTEKVIDKTSKIFFSHWKGLPAIITDIDKAIAQTLYIATPAELDYMQSGETVQEKTKRFLEFWKKKDPSPNNDENEFLDEYFRRVAYTNENFSSYIEGWKSDRGMVYIILGAPNNIDRHPFEYDSKPYEVWEYYELNRSFVFLDQTGFGDYRLITPLTGDLYRYRY
- a CDS encoding phosphatidate cytidylyltransferase gives rise to the protein MKLGNTAIRIIVSVIAIPALLLMAYFGGVYFLSFVLIITGISFYEYAVMAKKKNANANVYPGLISVIILILNQYSHFFSQYHFLIVVFIILLIIELFRNYDSAILNLGSTLLGIFYFGLFGSALVGIREFYPVSTGLYINGAYLIITVFAAIWICDSAAFFGGTALGKHKLFLRVSPKKSWEGAVFGFVFAILTMISAKYLVLDFLTIKDVIIIGFIIGTFGQIGDLVESLIKRDAGVKDSSNLIPGHGGIFDRFDSLLFSSPIIYLYLTYLV
- the miaB gene encoding tRNA (N6-isopentenyl adenosine(37)-C2)-methylthiotransferase MiaB, whose amino-acid sequence is MYIETYGCQMNVADTEIVLGILKKQGFNVTDKPENADVILLNTCSVRDNAEQRIYGRIGNLKTLKHSKPGLVLGILGCMAERLKKDLIENKKVVDIVVGPDEYRRLPEYIDVAFNGDKGIGVKLSRTETYDDIEPYREDGLSAWISVMRGCDKFCTFCVVPFTRGRERSRSLSSVVTELEELSKRGFKDVSLLGQNVNSYLDDRNDFADLLAAAAKVDPAMRIRFTTSHPQDISDKLLNTIAEYPNLCNYIHLPVQSGSNRILELMNRTYTVEHYLNIIEKAKKIIPGVSFSTDIISGFPTETWEDHLATIEVIKQVRYDGAYMFKYSPREGTKAYKMNDDVPEDVKSKRLQEIIDLQQQISYEKNQELIGKEEIVLVEGFSKKSDEFFSGRTDTNKVVIVPVNEKIKVGQYIKVCINKATSGTLFGNYLSHIYPEKVGVALTV